In Cyanobium sp. ATX 6F1, the following are encoded in one genomic region:
- a CDS encoding YheT family hydrolase: protein MSANRRWEPPPEGIAARLGLGEFRQRAPWWGADLQTLRDSLRQPTLQPEHGEPFELPIGGGDRLLALLDRPATAPRALVLLTPGLGGCSEGQGVGRLALSLQGAGLAVVRLNLRGAGRGRPLARGTYAAQVNRDLAPVLVWARQLASRLGPSPSRPLPLLGAGISMGGTLLLNAVLDPELRPQSLATAQPVLDGLVTISSPLDLIACSRFIDRPRNRLYINWLLRGLRRQTLADPHGVTEQERSALAHVRTIRQFDAAITAPRWGYDSVEHYYAEASPLRRLTEELEATAAMGSEAGADAGRLPPTLVIHADDDPWVPAAPARALEQAATARPEGPLQVVLTRGGGHNGFHAPGGCWSDRLATRWLEHLALGDA, encoded by the coding sequence GTGTCGGCAAACAGGCGGTGGGAGCCTCCTCCTGAGGGGATTGCGGCCCGTCTGGGCCTGGGGGAGTTCCGCCAGCGGGCCCCCTGGTGGGGCGCCGATCTGCAGACCCTGCGCGACAGCCTGCGTCAGCCGACCCTGCAGCCCGAGCATGGTGAACCCTTTGAGCTGCCGATCGGCGGCGGCGACCGCCTGCTGGCCCTGCTCGATCGGCCCGCCACGGCACCGCGGGCGCTGGTGCTGCTCACCCCGGGCCTGGGCGGCTGCAGCGAAGGGCAGGGGGTGGGACGGCTGGCCCTGAGCCTGCAGGGGGCGGGTCTGGCGGTGGTGCGGCTCAACCTGCGGGGGGCCGGGCGAGGGCGGCCCCTGGCCCGGGGAACCTACGCCGCCCAGGTCAACCGCGACCTGGCGCCGGTGCTGGTCTGGGCCCGCCAGCTCGCCAGCCGGCTGGGCCCCTCCCCCTCCCGTCCGTTGCCGCTGCTGGGGGCGGGTATCTCCATGGGCGGAACCCTGCTGCTCAATGCCGTGCTGGATCCGGAGTTGCGGCCCCAATCCCTTGCCACCGCCCAGCCTGTGCTCGATGGCCTGGTGACGATCAGCAGCCCCCTGGATCTGATCGCCTGCTCCCGGTTCATCGATCGCCCGCGCAACCGCCTCTACATCAACTGGCTGTTGCGCGGCCTGCGCCGCCAGACCCTGGCTGATCCCCATGGGGTGACCGAGCAGGAGCGCTCGGCCCTGGCCCATGTGCGCACGATTCGCCAGTTCGATGCGGCGATCACCGCCCCCCGCTGGGGCTACGACTCGGTGGAGCACTACTACGCCGAGGCCAGCCCGTTGCGGCGCCTCACCGAAGAGCTTGAGGCGACCGCAGCGATGGGCTCGGAGGCCGGCGCCGACGCCGGGCGGCTCCCCCCGACCCTGGTGATCCACGCCGACGACGACCCCTGGGTGCCGGCGGCCCCAGCCCGGGCCCTGGAGCAGGCGGCCACCGCCCGCCCGGAGGGACCGCTTCAGGTGGTACTCACCCGGGGCGGGGGGCACAACGGTTTTCACGCCCCGGGCGGCTGCTGGAGCGACCGGCTGGCGACCCGCTGGTTGGAGCACCTGGCCCTTGGGGACGCCTGA
- a CDS encoding (2Fe-2S) ferredoxin domain-containing protein gives MALPGETAKGPMVIQHHLLLCATPSRPTCCDPAVGAASWERLKALVRELDLENPARAGGIVLRTKADCLRHCSGGPILLVWPEGIWYGEATAQRLERIVREHLIGGRVVEEWVLRRTPFAAFPAVESP, from the coding sequence ATGGCCTTGCCCGGTGAAACGGCCAAGGGCCCCATGGTCATCCAGCACCACCTGCTGCTCTGCGCCACCCCCAGCCGCCCCACCTGCTGCGACCCCGCCGTGGGGGCCGCCAGCTGGGAGCGGCTCAAGGCCCTGGTGCGCGAGCTGGATCTGGAGAATCCCGCGCGCGCCGGGGGGATCGTGCTGCGCACCAAGGCAGATTGTCTTCGCCATTGCAGCGGCGGGCCGATCCTGCTGGTCTGGCCCGAGGGCATCTGGTACGGCGAAGCGACCGCCCAGCGGCTGGAGCGCATCGTGCGCGAGCACCTGATCGGCGGCCGGGTGGTGGAGGAATGGGTGCTGCGCCGCACCCCCTTCGCCGCCTTCCCTGCCGTCGAATCGCCGTAG
- a CDS encoding 1-deoxy-D-xylulose-5-phosphate reductoisomerase gives MKAISVLGSTGSIGTQTLELASEFPERFKVVALTAGRNLDLLIEQILQHRPEVVALADAELVAALRQRLQDLEPGQRPEPLPELLGGPEGLCAAAAWPSADLVVTGIVGCAGLLPTLGAIRAGKDLALANKETLIAAGPVVLPELKKSGSRLLPADSEHSAIFQCLQGTPWADTARLSTGVPTPGLRRIQLTASGGAFRDWPAADLAKATVADATSHPNWSMGRKITVDSATLMNKGLEVIEAHYLFGLGYDQIEIVVHPQSIIHSMVELSDSSVLAQLGWPDMKLPLLYCLSWPERLETPWRRLDLTEVGTLSFRAPDRAKYPCMQLAYAAGRAGGTMPAVLNAANEQAVALFLEEQIHFLDIPRLIEHTCERHGPDLRSDPSLEEVLAVDAWARAAVRETAGTAPAKLITA, from the coding sequence GTGAAAGCCATCAGCGTGCTGGGCTCCACCGGTTCGATCGGCACCCAGACCCTGGAGCTGGCCTCGGAGTTTCCCGAGCGCTTCAAGGTGGTGGCGCTCACGGCCGGCCGCAACCTCGATCTCCTGATCGAGCAGATCCTCCAGCACCGCCCCGAGGTGGTGGCCCTGGCCGACGCCGAGCTGGTGGCGGCCCTGCGCCAGCGGCTGCAGGATCTCGAGCCCGGCCAGCGCCCCGAGCCGCTGCCGGAGCTGCTCGGGGGGCCCGAGGGCCTGTGCGCCGCGGCCGCCTGGCCTTCGGCCGATCTGGTGGTGACCGGCATCGTCGGCTGCGCCGGCCTGCTGCCCACCCTTGGGGCGATCCGCGCCGGCAAGGATCTGGCCCTGGCCAACAAGGAAACCCTGATCGCCGCCGGCCCGGTGGTGCTGCCCGAACTCAAAAAGAGCGGCAGCCGCCTACTACCGGCCGATTCCGAGCACTCCGCCATCTTCCAGTGCCTGCAGGGCACCCCCTGGGCCGACACGGCCCGCCTCTCCACGGGTGTGCCCACCCCGGGCCTGCGCCGCATCCAGCTCACCGCCTCCGGCGGTGCCTTCCGCGACTGGCCCGCCGCCGATCTGGCCAAGGCCACCGTGGCCGACGCCACCAGCCACCCCAACTGGTCGATGGGGCGCAAGATCACCGTGGATTCCGCCACCTTGATGAACAAGGGGCTGGAGGTGATCGAGGCCCATTACCTCTTCGGCCTCGGCTACGACCAGATCGAGATCGTGGTCCACCCCCAGAGCATCATTCACTCGATGGTGGAGCTGAGCGATTCCTCGGTGCTGGCGCAGCTGGGCTGGCCCGACATGAAGCTGCCGCTCCTCTACTGCCTCAGCTGGCCCGAGCGCCTGGAAACCCCCTGGCGTCGCCTTGACCTCACGGAAGTGGGCACCCTGAGCTTCCGCGCCCCCGACCGGGCCAAGTACCCCTGCATGCAGCTCGCCTACGCCGCCGGCCGCGCCGGCGGCACGATGCCGGCGGTGCTCAACGCCGCCAACGAACAGGCCGTGGCCCTGTTCCTCGAGGAGCAGATCCATTTCCTCGACATCCCGCGACTGATCGAGCACACCTGCGAACGCCACGGCCCCGATCTGCGCAGCGACCCCAGCCTGGAGGAGGTGCTCGCCGTTGACGCCTGGGCCCGCGCCGCCGTGCGCGAGACCGCCGGAACTGCCCCCGCCAAGCTGATCACCGCCTGA
- a CDS encoding glycosyltransferase family 4 protein has translation MFRLLRQGGISRCFADLIAGLPNAELDVRLTFRLHGNQHLRAPGLLRLPIQVFQLLGRLGLDPAPSEAWAPTVALGGLDLLHATYYLGAAPPRGLPFPLVSTLHDMTPERLPQLAPLGRGGHRVQKRAWLEASDAIVAVSASSAADLATLAPALAGRTRVIHHGTRFFDLTPRPCPGVPAQPFHLFVGRRGGFKNTTALFEVLAALPQHLVLVGGGPLSRRERHQMRQRGLQGRVRTLNPDDAQLAWLYRHCRAVLVPSLAEGFSLPLIEALACDAPVLASDLAVHREIGGSFVELLDPQNPDQWRSALSSAGPLPRPSERLSRTQAAELSHHFSLERMVADYRSFYRSLR, from the coding sequence ATCTTCCGACTCCTGAGGCAGGGAGGGATCAGCCGCTGTTTCGCCGATCTGATCGCCGGCCTCCCCAACGCTGAACTTGACGTCCGACTGACGTTTCGTCTCCACGGTAACCAGCACCTTCGGGCTCCAGGCCTGCTCCGGCTGCCGATCCAGGTCTTTCAGCTGCTGGGCCGTCTAGGGCTCGACCCAGCGCCAAGCGAAGCCTGGGCGCCAACGGTGGCCCTGGGCGGCTTGGACCTGCTCCATGCCACCTATTACCTGGGTGCGGCCCCTCCGCGGGGGCTCCCCTTCCCCCTGGTGTCGACCCTCCACGACATGACCCCCGAACGCCTGCCGCAGCTGGCCCCCCTGGGGCGCGGGGGCCACCGGGTGCAGAAGCGGGCCTGGCTCGAAGCCAGCGATGCGATCGTTGCCGTCAGCGCCAGCAGCGCCGCCGACCTGGCCACCCTCGCCCCAGCCCTGGCCGGCAGAACCCGGGTGATCCACCACGGGACCCGCTTTTTCGATCTCACCCCACGACCCTGCCCCGGGGTCCCCGCTCAGCCGTTCCACCTTTTCGTCGGTCGTCGGGGCGGCTTCAAGAACACCACGGCGCTGTTCGAGGTGTTGGCCGCATTGCCCCAGCACCTGGTGCTGGTGGGCGGCGGCCCCTTGAGCCGGCGGGAGCGGCACCAGATGCGCCAGCGGGGCCTCCAGGGGCGCGTGCGCACCCTCAACCCCGACGATGCCCAGCTGGCCTGGCTCTACCGCCACTGCAGGGCGGTGCTGGTGCCCAGCCTGGCGGAGGGATTCTCCCTGCCTTTGATCGAAGCCCTGGCCTGCGATGCCCCCGTGCTGGCCTCGGATCTGGCCGTTCACCGGGAAATCGGCGGGTCCTTCGTGGAGCTGCTGGACCCCCAGAACCCCGACCAGTGGAGATCAGCCCTTTCCTCTGCGGGCCCACTCCCCCGGCCGAGTGAGCGCCTGTCCCGCACCCAGGCCGCTGAGCTAAGTCACCATTTCAGCCTGGAGCGAATGGTGGCGGATTACCGCAGCTTCTACCGCTCCTTGAGGTGA
- a CDS encoding glycosyltransferase: MSETLDSIASQRFQSGELGLEVIVVDGSESLGCFHETERHRPQLAQQGWQMRWMERPARGIYDALNAALTLARGRWLQVLPAGDLYADDRSLERLLAHGRRRLDAGRPPAAVFGQAWVEVPGRPLRWLTPDSRVRSMTAWLGRMVPCHQAFLFDGDWARAHPYPADSSIYGDRPVMRAALAASGSEAYLAEPVCRFRLGGVSSGLPGGRELLRRWRDPALGRSGRVNEAIKALVRPLAGGYPHLMRARAAWMGWRY, from the coding sequence TTGAGCGAAACGCTGGATTCGATAGCGAGCCAGCGGTTTCAGAGTGGAGAGCTTGGGTTGGAGGTGATCGTGGTTGACGGCTCCGAGTCCCTTGGCTGTTTCCATGAGACAGAGCGGCACCGGCCGCAGCTGGCCCAACAGGGGTGGCAGATGCGCTGGATGGAGCGGCCCGCCCGCGGCATTTATGACGCCCTCAATGCGGCTTTAACCCTTGCCAGGGGCCGATGGTTGCAGGTGCTGCCTGCGGGTGATCTTTACGCCGATGATCGGAGTCTTGAACGACTGCTGGCCCATGGCCGGCGGCGGTTGGATGCCGGACGCCCCCCGGCGGCGGTGTTCGGTCAGGCTTGGGTGGAGGTGCCGGGCCGCCCCCTGCGCTGGCTGACGCCCGATTCACGCGTTCGTTCGATGACCGCCTGGTTGGGGCGGATGGTGCCCTGCCATCAAGCTTTTTTGTTCGATGGCGACTGGGCCCGGGCCCATCCCTACCCCGCCGACAGTTCGATCTATGGCGATCGGCCGGTGATGCGGGCCGCCCTGGCCGCCAGCGGCTCTGAGGCCTACCTGGCGGAGCCCGTCTGCCGCTTCAGGCTTGGGGGGGTCTCCAGTGGACTGCCCGGTGGCCGCGAACTCCTGCGCCGCTGGCGGGATCCAGCTCTGGGGCGTAGCGGCCGTGTCAATGAGGCCATCAAGGCCTTGGTGCGCCCCCTCGCTGGGGGGTATCCCCACCTGATGCGCGCCAGGGCCGCCTGGATGGGGTGGCGCTACTGA
- a CDS encoding glycosyltransferase family 2 protein — protein MPRLSIVTPFRNAEVFLPDLVRTLQQQTFRDWECLLVDDDSEDRSAEVLTRCIAGDRRFRQLPMPADASRRVGQRLPARPRNHGLAHVGSPLVAFLDCDDLWHPRKLEHQLAFHQAGGLDLSVTAYGRFRTLGQPLLAVRCPPERLVLEQMRQSNPIPMLTVLVRAELLEGGFPLVPHEDYLLWLNLRRDHPDLRYGVLPSLLAFYRLHDANHSRHLFQVTAWTYGVFRHHGLDHAAALRQLMLWGSRHALQVVSERRLVPPPVSITSPLNALLGGAPLVASLFAQV, from the coding sequence ATGCCACGCCTCTCGATCGTCACCCCGTTCCGCAACGCCGAGGTGTTCCTTCCGGACCTGGTGCGCACCCTTCAGCAGCAGACCTTTCGCGACTGGGAGTGCCTGTTGGTCGATGACGATTCCGAGGACCGCAGCGCCGAGGTGTTGACCCGCTGCATTGCTGGCGATCGCCGCTTTCGGCAACTGCCCATGCCTGCAGACGCTTCCAGGAGAGTTGGCCAACGCTTGCCTGCCCGGCCCCGCAACCATGGGCTGGCGCATGTGGGCAGTCCACTGGTGGCCTTCCTCGACTGTGACGACCTCTGGCACCCCCGCAAGCTGGAGCATCAGTTGGCCTTCCACCAGGCCGGGGGGCTAGATCTTTCTGTGACCGCCTACGGGCGCTTCCGGACTTTGGGACAGCCCCTGCTGGCGGTGCGCTGTCCACCGGAGCGGTTGGTCTTGGAGCAGATGCGCCAGTCCAATCCGATTCCCATGCTCACGGTCCTGGTCCGCGCTGAGCTGCTGGAGGGGGGGTTCCCACTGGTCCCCCATGAGGACTACCTGCTCTGGCTGAACCTCCGGCGCGACCATCCGGATCTGCGCTATGGGGTCTTGCCGTCGTTGCTGGCTTTTTACAGGCTCCACGACGCCAACCATTCTCGCCATCTTTTTCAGGTCACCGCCTGGACCTATGGGGTCTTCCGCCACCACGGGCTGGACCACGCCGCCGCCTTGCGTCAGTTGATGCTCTGGGGATCCAGGCATGCCCTGCAGGTGGTGTCTGAGCGCCGTCTGGTGCCTCCCCCTGTCTCGATCACCTCGCCCCTCAATGCCTTGCTGGGGGGGGCACCCCTGGTGGCCTCTCTGTTTGCCCAGGTCTGA
- a CDS encoding ATP-binding cassette domain-containing protein yields MGLPDRSAGPLWGRLWRQLGRRRRRQLALASGLMLLSGALEMVSVAAVAPLLVGLMQWGQGARIWVAWLFCGAVVAAALVRLANLQVTAQLAAAIGADLGEAAFRRTLGRPYGEHLLLDGSRVVAILAPQQRQLITQVLQQGLQLVSATLLAVAIVGVLAALAWQVLLPVALVVAVSYSLLTLASRARLRRQGREAVGLQRQLIRLIQDNLAAIRSLLLRGGAETVAAGYGAIERRMRRLEAANSVLTALPRYLLEPLGMVGIAFTGLVLLARGQTPLQVLPTLGLLAFAAQRLLPLSQQIWVGWASLTSGTALLEDLLGLLERPEILPRPPLTALEDWRRVALEGVSFAYAPEAGPVLLGFELQLDRGEWLGLWGPSGAGKSTVLDLLLGLLPADRGHLRLDGAILEPESLPLRRWQAGLAHVGQAVPLVAGTVAANVALGAGESGLELAQLAALAELTGLTELLGREVGEAGRSLSGGQRQRVGLARALAAPLSLLVLDEATSALDLEAERQLLTRLRVARPHLTLLLVSHRRASLELCDRVLDLRASHG; encoded by the coding sequence ATGGGGCTCCCAGACCGCTCCGCAGGCCCGCTCTGGGGGCGGCTCTGGCGTCAGCTGGGCCGCCGCCGCCGGAGGCAGCTGGCCCTGGCCTCCGGCCTGATGCTGTTGAGCGGCGCCCTGGAGATGGTCTCGGTGGCAGCGGTGGCGCCGTTGCTGGTGGGGCTGATGCAGTGGGGCCAGGGGGCGCGGATCTGGGTGGCCTGGCTGTTCTGTGGGGCGGTGGTGGCTGCGGCCCTGGTGCGCCTAGCCAACCTTCAGGTGACGGCCCAGCTGGCGGCAGCCATTGGCGCTGACCTGGGGGAGGCGGCTTTCCGCCGCACCCTCGGGCGGCCCTACGGCGAGCATCTGCTGCTGGATGGAAGCCGGGTGGTGGCGATCCTGGCGCCGCAGCAGCGGCAGCTGATCACCCAGGTGCTCCAGCAGGGCCTGCAGCTGGTGAGCGCCACCCTGTTGGCGGTCGCGATTGTGGGGGTGCTGGCAGCCCTGGCCTGGCAGGTGTTGCTGCCGGTGGCGCTGGTCGTGGCCGTCAGTTACAGCCTTCTCACCCTCGCCAGCCGGGCCCGCTTGCGCCGCCAGGGGCGTGAGGCCGTGGGCTTGCAGCGGCAGCTGATCCGATTGATTCAGGACAACCTGGCGGCGATTCGTTCGCTGCTGCTGCGGGGCGGTGCCGAGACGGTGGCGGCGGGGTATGGGGCGATCGAGCGACGCATGCGCCGTCTTGAGGCTGCCAATTCCGTTCTTACCGCCCTGCCGCGCTACCTGCTGGAGCCTCTGGGGATGGTGGGCATCGCCTTCACCGGTCTGGTGCTGCTGGCGCGGGGCCAGACACCGCTCCAGGTTTTGCCCACCCTGGGGCTACTGGCGTTTGCGGCCCAGCGATTGCTGCCCCTGAGCCAGCAGATCTGGGTGGGCTGGGCCTCGCTCACCTCCGGCACGGCCCTGCTGGAGGATCTCCTGGGCCTGTTGGAACGGCCGGAGATCCTGCCGCGGCCGCCGCTGACAGCGCTGGAGGACTGGCGGCGCGTGGCCCTGGAGGGCGTGAGCTTCGCCTATGCCCCCGAGGCTGGTCCAGTGCTCCTTGGTTTCGAGCTCCAGTTGGATCGTGGGGAGTGGCTGGGGCTGTGGGGTCCGTCGGGGGCGGGCAAGAGCACGGTGCTGGATCTGCTCCTGGGACTGTTGCCCGCTGATCGGGGGCACCTGCGCCTGGATGGGGCGATCCTCGAGCCCGAGTCGCTGCCCCTGCGGCGTTGGCAGGCGGGCCTGGCCCATGTGGGTCAGGCGGTGCCCCTGGTGGCTGGAACGGTGGCGGCCAATGTGGCCCTCGGCGCCGGTGAATCAGGGCTGGAGCTCGCTCAGCTGGCGGCGCTGGCCGAGCTCACGGGTCTGACGGAGCTGCTGGGGCGGGAGGTGGGTGAAGCGGGGCGGAGCTTGAGCGGGGGCCAGCGCCAGCGGGTGGGTCTGGCCCGAGCCCTGGCGGCACCGTTGTCGCTTCTGGTGCTGGATGAGGCCACCAGCGCCCTCGACCTGGAGGCGGAACGGCAGCTCTTGACCCGCCTGCGGGTGGCGCGCCCCCACCTGACACTGTTGCTGGTCAGCCACCGCCGCGCCAGCCTTGAACTCTGCGACAGGGTCCTGGACCTGAGGGCAAGCCATGGCTGA
- a CDS encoding glycosyltransferase yields the protein MWIEVTARAQLPVYGCSTPVRFRFTDGQIDEQRLAICDVVATERFFWKLEASPSVIEAPEAASPMELTFREVGERTARLGMVRQLSADDPFTLYDDPLVLQRELEQSGVEATERIWNRYRRFLQDRERPLFAAHPLSSRHYPQGVRPEGEALEMIRWLAPLANQGAVAEVPLVSVIVPCYGKLPVTLRCLESLLAERTYQRHSLCRVELVVLDDASPDGSGAQLAALDGLGPIRVLRNAENLGFLRTCNRGAAVAEGDYLCFLNNDTVVTHGWLEELVDSFRLFPGTGLVGSMLLYPDGRLQEAGGIVWRDGSAWNYGRGSDPRSPEVRFARDVDYVSGASIVVPTALFRELGGFDNRYVPAYYEDTDLALQIRERGLRVIVQPSSRVIHFEGVSGGRDEESGAKRHQARNGQLFRRKWAERLAGHAPNGENPLIERNRGRIGRLLVLEMTTPTPDQDAGSLYMFNILMALVQLGYDVSFIAVDNLQFMPEYSSALERLGVRVLVHPHLSSVAEHLEVEGSSYDGLLLARPEVAERCLEAIKRHAPHARLMYYTHDLHHLRMERQRALDPSSVSEAAMAAMRALEKEIVDVVDGVLYLSETEQREAETRLEPRGRGYVLPPVVESEPGPKGFAQRSGVVFIGGFGHPPNTDAVLWFVSEVMPLLRAAGAGISFHVVGSNPPQEVIDLAGPDVEIHGYLADLEPFLGDRRLAVAPLRYGAGVKGKMLTAMAAGLPIVATTIAAEGLALRHGITFLKGDDAGALAAAVLELYGSQTLWEEVREAALGHGRKGWGGVACREALWRICADVGLPAPADDAQLGEALTYRPELVRRLGGDELVACYNLRQLA from the coding sequence GTGTGGATCGAGGTCACGGCCCGCGCCCAGCTCCCGGTCTACGGCTGCTCCACCCCGGTGAGGTTCCGGTTCACCGACGGCCAGATCGATGAGCAGCGGCTGGCCATCTGCGACGTGGTGGCCACCGAGCGTTTCTTCTGGAAACTGGAGGCCAGCCCGAGCGTGATCGAGGCGCCCGAGGCGGCCTCGCCGATGGAGCTGACGTTCCGGGAGGTGGGGGAGCGCACGGCCCGGCTGGGGATGGTGCGCCAGCTCAGCGCCGACGACCCCTTCACCCTCTACGACGATCCGCTGGTGCTGCAGCGTGAGCTGGAGCAAAGCGGCGTGGAGGCCACCGAGCGGATCTGGAACCGCTATCGCCGTTTCCTGCAGGATCGCGAGCGGCCCCTGTTCGCCGCCCATCCGCTCAGCAGCCGCCACTACCCCCAGGGGGTGCGGCCGGAAGGCGAGGCGCTGGAGATGATCCGCTGGTTGGCGCCATTGGCGAACCAAGGGGCCGTGGCCGAGGTGCCTCTGGTGAGCGTGATCGTGCCCTGCTACGGCAAGTTGCCGGTCACCCTGCGCTGCCTGGAGAGCCTGCTGGCGGAGCGCACGTATCAGCGCCACTCGCTCTGCCGGGTGGAGCTGGTGGTGCTCGATGACGCCTCCCCCGACGGCTCAGGTGCCCAGCTGGCCGCCCTCGATGGCCTCGGCCCGATTCGGGTGCTGCGCAATGCCGAAAACCTCGGCTTTCTGCGCACCTGCAACCGAGGCGCCGCCGTAGCGGAGGGCGATTACCTCTGCTTTCTCAACAACGACACCGTCGTCACCCACGGTTGGCTGGAGGAGCTGGTGGACAGCTTCCGCCTGTTCCCCGGCACCGGCCTGGTGGGCTCGATGCTGCTTTACCCCGATGGGCGCCTGCAGGAGGCGGGGGGGATTGTGTGGCGTGACGGCAGCGCCTGGAACTATGGCCGCGGCAGCGATCCGCGCTCACCCGAGGTGCGCTTCGCCCGCGATGTGGATTACGTGTCAGGGGCCTCGATCGTGGTACCCACGGCCCTGTTCCGGGAGTTGGGGGGCTTCGACAACCGCTATGTGCCCGCGTACTACGAGGACACCGATCTGGCCCTTCAGATTCGCGAACGCGGTCTGCGGGTGATCGTGCAGCCCAGCTCGCGGGTGATCCATTTCGAGGGGGTGAGCGGCGGCCGTGATGAGGAATCCGGCGCCAAGCGGCACCAGGCACGCAACGGCCAACTGTTCCGGCGCAAGTGGGCCGAGCGGCTGGCGGGCCATGCCCCCAACGGCGAGAACCCGCTGATCGAGCGCAACCGAGGCCGCATCGGCCGGTTGCTGGTGCTGGAGATGACCACGCCCACGCCCGATCAGGACGCCGGCTCGCTCTACATGTTCAACATCCTGATGGCGTTGGTGCAGCTGGGCTACGACGTCAGCTTCATCGCCGTCGACAACCTGCAATTCATGCCGGAGTACAGCAGCGCCCTGGAGCGCCTTGGCGTGCGGGTGCTGGTGCATCCCCATCTGAGCTCGGTGGCCGAGCACCTGGAGGTGGAGGGCAGCAGCTACGACGGGCTGCTGCTGGCGCGGCCGGAGGTGGCGGAGCGCTGCCTGGAGGCGATCAAGCGCCACGCCCCCCATGCGCGGTTGATGTATTACACCCATGACCTGCACCACCTGCGCATGGAGCGCCAGCGGGCGCTCGATCCGTCTTCGGTGAGCGAGGCCGCGATGGCGGCGATGCGGGCCCTCGAGAAGGAGATCGTGGATGTGGTGGACGGGGTGCTCTACCTCAGCGAGACGGAGCAGCGGGAGGCGGAGACGCGGCTCGAGCCCCGTGGGAGGGGTTATGTGCTGCCGCCGGTTGTGGAGTCTGAACCGGGGCCCAAGGGCTTCGCGCAGCGCTCTGGCGTGGTGTTCATCGGCGGCTTTGGCCACCCGCCGAACACCGATGCGGTGCTGTGGTTCGTGTCGGAGGTGATGCCGCTGCTGCGGGCTGCCGGGGCGGGCATCAGCTTCCACGTGGTGGGCTCCAATCCGCCCCAGGAGGTGATCGATCTGGCCGGCCCCGATGTGGAAATCCACGGCTATCTGGCCGACCTGGAGCCGTTCCTGGGGGACCGGCGGCTGGCGGTGGCGCCCTTGCGTTACGGGGCGGGAGTGAAGGGCAAGATGCTCACCGCCATGGCGGCGGGACTGCCGATCGTGGCCACCACCATTGCCGCCGAGGGGCTGGCGCTGCGCCATGGGATCACCTTCCTCAAGGGCGACGACGCCGGGGCCCTGGCTGCGGCGGTGCTGGAGCTGTATGGCTCCCAGACCCTCTGGGAGGAAGTGCGGGAGGCGGCCCTGGGCCATGGGCGCAAGGGCTGGGGCGGCGTGGCTTGCCGGGAGGCGCTCTGGCGGATCTGCGCTGATGTGGGCCTGCCGGCCCCCGCGGACGACGCCCAGCTGGGGGAGGCGCTGACCTACAGGCCGGAGCTGGTGCGGCGTCTGGGGGGCGATGAGCTTGTGGCCTGTTACAACCTCCGGCAACTGGCCTGA
- the rfbC gene encoding dTDP-4-dehydrorhamnose 3,5-epimerase, protein MEIIPQSIPEVLLLKPKVFGDERGFFVETARQSELEAAGIPPLLQHNQSRSGRGVLRGLHYQLVQTQGKLVRCARGSVFDVAVDVRHGSPSFGMWVGAVLDDLQHHQLWVPPGFAHGFLVLSALADFCYLCSDYYHPPSEQGIAWDDPDLAIAWPTLEAGAPLQLSAKDRANPRLKDQPADRLPLLP, encoded by the coding sequence ATGGAGATCATTCCCCAGTCCATTCCCGAGGTGCTGCTGCTCAAGCCCAAGGTGTTCGGCGACGAACGCGGCTTCTTCGTCGAAACGGCGCGCCAATCGGAGCTGGAAGCGGCCGGCATCCCGCCCCTGTTGCAGCACAACCAGAGCCGCTCCGGCCGCGGCGTGCTGCGCGGCCTCCACTACCAACTGGTGCAGACCCAGGGCAAGCTTGTGCGCTGCGCCAGGGGCAGCGTCTTCGATGTGGCCGTCGACGTGCGCCACGGCTCCCCCAGCTTCGGTATGTGGGTGGGGGCCGTGCTTGATGACCTGCAGCACCACCAGCTCTGGGTGCCGCCCGGCTTTGCCCACGGCTTTCTGGTGCTCAGCGCGCTGGCCGATTTCTGCTACCTCTGCAGCGACTACTACCACCCCCCTTCGGAACAGGGCATCGCCTGGGATGACCCGGATCTGGCGATCGCCTGGCCAACCCTGGAGGCCGGCGCGCCGCTGCAGCTCTCGGCCAAGGACCGGGCCAACCCCCGGCTGAAGGATCAACCCGCCGACCGGCTGCCCCTTCTGCCCTGA